CATCGTGGTTGGCCTAAGTTCGATGTATTTCCATGCCACCCTGAGCTTAATTGGCCAACTCCTCGATGAACTGGCCATTCTGTGGGTCTTCATGGCTGCATTTTCTTTATTCTACCCGAAGCGCTATTATCCCAAGTTCGTGAAAAACGATCGGTGAGTAAAATGATATCATAGGCGTGCTTGGTGCACCCCTATCTAAATACCCGACTTTCGGTTTCCTTTGTTTCCAGCAAAACCTTCAGTTGGCTCATGTTAATGTCGGCGATCGCCGCAACGGGCTTGTCATGGTGGAAGCCGATTGTTAATGCCTTTGTTCTCATGTTCATGAGTATTCCGACCATGGTAATGCTCTACACGGAACTACAGAGGTGAGTTTATGTACCGACTCCATAACTCGTAAATCTGAGGGACTTACTGATAAGCAAACCGTTCTGATTTTCCGCCTGGTGACCCGCAATGAACCAAGTCCATAAATCATGTATCTATCATCACTCATCCTTGTTATCATTATCGTATGTATATGCGATTGTGTTTTATCGTTGGGAACAAGTGTACTAAGCTGAACTGAGTCGCTATTCGAATAGATTGTGAAACTATTTCAACCTTATCAGCacttatttacacaattttactttttgtcattctgTCGATGCGGAATGGGCCGACTAGGTCAAAGATCGAACCAAAGAGGTGTTCCCTGCACCGGGAACAGATGTTCTGGGAAAAGGTGCGGTTCATCAATCAATCATATCATTTTGGTTCGAGTGTGTAATTACGATAAGCCTGAAGTAGCCGCACTGTAGTAGTTCTTTACTCAAGGGTTTACTGTTTATATTGGTTTAGGAAGTTAATGGGCCACCGAATACTCCCCCGGGATTTACTACTGTCATAAAGTTGAGTAATGTCTGACGTATATGGGTTACAACTGTGAGGAATTATATTATACACTATTCTTATTTCCTTTcctaaagaaaattaaatgacATGACTCAGACTCAACTTGTATTAaacatctttaaaattaattgtgtatatatttCCATAATTTGTCTAtcgttttattataatatttttttttttataaattcaatgTTAATCTTCACTAGTTATATTTAAACTGTCCTTGCAAATGCAGTATTTTTTGGCAATCTTTTCATTTATGCAATTGGCATCGTTTTTATACGAACTTAAACGACTTAGATCCTCCACTTTCATGGGGAGAAGCTTCTGTGTTCGATTATTCCAAAGAACAGTGGCCTCGAAAAGGGGGTTTTTCGGTAGAGTTTTAAAGACAATGGTGTAGATGTGCTCGTCCTTATCGGATGGTTTAACCCCAGTGGATAGGATGGTTTTCCGATCCGCCTTTTCGACACTTTTGTAGGTAAAATCATGGCAAATTTGGCTAAGATTATGGCTAATTAAATGCTCATTCATGCGCTTTACAATGGTCTGTGTTATAATCTTCGCAAAAGGCAAATTTGTTACAGTTTTGGTGGGTTGACAACAGCACCATTTCTCAGCGATTCCGGCCATATGACAAGTTCGATTGAAAGGTAGCTCGAAGAAAAGCGATTGACAGCTTTTACACTGCCTGGCCCTCAGATTATCGGGAAAATCAGCCATGGATTTCGCATCCAACTGGAGTAAATGTAGCAGAGTCATGTAAACATCAAAATTGGAGGATAGTCGATTTCGGTTTGTCTTCAAATTCTCCGCCAGATGCGGATATTTCCGGCGGAACCAAGGCGGCAAATGGATAAACATCATGGGCATGCGCTCCTCAAAATATCCCGTGGAAGCCGTCCTCAAAGTATTGTATCTATAGCCATGATCGCTCATCAGAATCACAATCGATTGCCTAAAGAGATCGGACTCTTCGAAGGACTTTAGGTACTTTAAGAAGAGATCCTCCAAAGCGGTGGCTCCTTCGTAGTAATCGTGTGTGAAGCTATTGCTCCATATAAAGCCAAATAGCGGAGTTCTGCCCAGAAAACGATCGATGAACTGCTGGCCAAAGTCCCAGACATAACTGAAGCTGAGATGACGACCCACACAGTAGGGATATCCATAGTCCTTGGTCACCTTAAACTGCTTTTCGATTGCAAAAAGCAGAGGTCGCAGATAGAAATCCGTTGGCTGCCTTACGAAACCCGGTTTCAGGTAGTTAAAGGTACTAATGGACTCACAATCCTCGGCAAAGGCTGTTGTATAGTTGGCTTTTTTGAAACGCTTCCAAATAAAGTTCAGGGTGTCCAGGCAACCGGGTTTCTTGACATCACAAAAATCCTTTACTCCTTCTTCGGAATCTCCCGTCAGGATGGCCAGAAGATTGGGAAATGTATTGTCGCCCACTTTATTGTATCCCTGCATCTCAAACCATCCGGGTTGGCTGACGAATTTGAGGACCCTTGGCATCGCACGCCGCAGATTTATCCGCGATGTGGAGTCCAGTCCCATTATAAAGACACTCGGTTGTTTGGGATCCGAACTTTGTTTCTTCTCAAAATCCTTCACCTTCTTCTTTGTTAGACGGTCTTGAATGAAGGAAATGGCATCCCTTTGCAGCACCTGTCGATGATTATGCGCATCCTTTACATAGCAATTGGTGGTCATAAAGTTGATGTTTTTCGAAACAAACTGGTGGTTCCTAATGGGTCGAATTCCGAGCTGTCTGAAatggattattattattaaaacaaactaaatattatacttaaatagcagggaccgtaaaagttataagttttacttttaaagtcaTCGGTTAATCGTTATTCAAcaccttttatttataagtcatGAAGTAACGGTTATTTCAGACTTGTAAATCAAAAGTCGgagaataacagttatttttactaaaatttgtttaggcttttattataaaagtcatGAATAAAAGTTGCGGAGgactttttttggtcaaaaaataactgttattctctgtctttaaaaaaagtcggaaataacagttacttcataaccaattttaaaaaaggtaaaaaagttTAGGTCATTGCGGATATGAATAGACCGCATTAAATTGGTTAAGTGATTTTTTTCTCAGATTTTTAGTGTTATCCTAGGCGTATGGTTTTTtcgataaaaaataataaaataactgttattttcggtccctgttAAATAGTAATATATTgcagttttttataatttttgatatatGGGTgggaattgaaaaattaagaTCATGTTCTCAGATCATAAGCATATATCTCCTGATTGTAACGTTCTTATGAGAATTGTTTCCATAAATAAGAGATTGCATATATACAGAAGACTATAGTCTTCGAGCTTTACACATGTTCCCACATCTTTTCTACTCACTTATAGTTGTCATCCGGTTTCTTGGCGGTGGTATCCCGTAATATTTCCCGGTACTCGCACTTCATGGTGGCATGGCCCTTGGTTTTCAGAATGGGTCTAGCCAGGTGCTCGTGAATGTGCAATCGGTACTGATGTGTCTCGAAATCGAATTCACTTGTAACCATATCGCTGTCGTTGTGGCACTGCCGCATCTCTTTCCTCTCGAAGTCACTCATTGTGTCCCAAGTAAAGGGATTCACGGCGGGCATCTGGCAAACCGGACTATTGACATAATACTTTGGGTCTCCTCCAACTTTGTTCCAAAGTACCAGAGATGTTAGAACGCAGAGGGCTAGAAGCTCCTTACACCTGCGATTCATGATTATCAATAGTTGTAGCACTTTCATTTTTTGACTCAAAGGGGTCTGTTAATAATGTCATTTGCTACGCTTAGTTAACTTTAACTcaagtttagtttagtttaacaatatttttatgagcTATGAATTACCATAAGTTATGGtataatgtttttaatgttgttcaaaaaaaaactttaaaaaaaacctaacaccttatcaaaaatgcaataaaaagctgattaaaatgtttttatacccttgcagagggtattatgatttcagtcagaagtttgcaacgcagtgaaggagacgtttccgaccccataaagtatatatattcttgatcagcatcacaagacgagtcgatctagccatgtccgtctgtccgtctgtccgtccgtctgtccgtctgtccgtctgtccgtctgtctgtttctacgcaaactagtctctcagtttttaaactatcgggatgaaactttcccaaaagtcttctttctattgcaggtagtatatatgtcggagccgaccggatcggacaactatatcttatagctcccataggaacaatcggaaaaaaaaactttaaaaaattctagcttcggtgttttttgaaatattaccttctacttttggggatgttattttttaaatatatctgaatttcgaattaattatttaaaaaatcggactactatatcatatagctgccataggaacgatcggaaaattaatgagaaatattagaaaattgaacatttttgcgatttgtttattaataggaatgatctgcaagggtatataagcttcggctggccgaagctagcttcctttcttgttttttttttaataattgttttaagATACCAAATATGTTTAAACGTAAAGAACTATTTATcagttcttttaatatttatcaaacatatacatattatattaagccttattttgtttaataatgtttttttaatatatataatgttttaatatattattcataattcatattcataatttttttatcacagactaatataaataatattttaataaagtatTCATCATTCTAAtaccttttattttctaatccCATACAGAGTTAGTGACCAGAGGGTTTATCGCCTGGGAATTCGATCGACAACCGTCTGGGCTGTGGCCGTTTTCTGCTGGATCAATGACCGGGTCTTCTGCGAAGCCTGGTCGGCGATCAATTTTCCGTACCTGCACGGCTTCTGGCACATATTCATTTTCATAGCCGCCTACACGGTGCTGGTGCTGTTCGCCTACTTCTACGTGGAATCGGAACTGCCCCAGCGACAGCCGCTGCTCAAGTACTGGCCAAAGAACGAGTTCGAATTCGGGATACCCTTCATATCGATCAGGAACCCAGGTAAGGCCCTGCGAAACACCATCTAAGGACGATTCTGGAGTGGAGAGAGAGAAAAGCAGAGGGCAGAGAAATGACCAAAGACCAAGCGATAATACAAACAATTATTGTAAAATTACAGAGATGTAATTGTGGCGCACACTTTTTATATAGTTAAAGACATTTTATTAGCCatagatatatttatatagcAAACGAATTGGATTCGCAGTTGTGTCTGAAGAGAAAAGTCTGTTAACGCATTAAGATTCGTTGCAACTGAAAACTCAggccaaaaacaaataattgtaGAGCTTTGCTTagtcataaaaaaaaagacatatcccgaaaaaaggaaaaagaaatCCATACCAAAATTAGTATTTCGCCTAGCCTTTCCGCTAAGTTCAATCAAAGTCTTCTAAGCCGTTCTATGAGTATCTGTTACCATCAGACTGTGATATGTTATGAACTAATTCATCCCATGACTTCCAGAACATACAGTTCCTACGCTTTCCCAAAGAGTCCAACACTTTAATTAGGTTGTCCGTACCTGAATGTTTTACTTGTTTTGTGGTTAATGTTCTCTCTAACCTTGTGCAAACTCACAACCTAACACCTACTAATTCTGGATTAAAACGCTAATAGTTTACTAACTACAAACCACAACTTAACCCCAAGCTACACTAATCAAAGTAGAAGATTGCTCaaagtatattaaaatttcaaatgatCC
The genomic region above belongs to Drosophila takahashii strain IR98-3 E-12201 chromosome 2L, DtakHiC1v2, whole genome shotgun sequence and contains:
- the bwa gene encoding alkaline ceramidase isoform X1, with protein sequence MGGGGLLDIYSMAWEHLRPGSSPVDWCEGNYLISSNIAEFVNTFSNILFILLPPVLIMLFKEYGRFVTPGIHVIWVLLIVVGLSSMYFHATLSLIGQLLDELAILWVFMAAFSLFYPKRYYPKFVKNDRKTFSWLMLMSAIAATGLSWWKPIVNAFVLMFMSIPTMVMLYTELQRVSDQRVYRLGIRSTTVWAVAVFCWINDRVFCEAWSAINFPYLHGFWHIFIFIAAYTVLVLFAYFYVESELPQRQPLLKYWPKNEFEFGIPFISIRNPDSKDWLVYCSLYMQDYDYKHGKN
- the bwa gene encoding alkaline ceramidase isoform X2: MLFKEYGRFVTPGIHVIWVLLIVVGLSSMYFHATLSLIGQLLDELAILWVFMAAFSLFYPKRYYPKFVKNDRKTFSWLMLMSAIAATGLSWWKPIVNAFVLMFMSIPTMVMLYTELQRVSDQRVYRLGIRSTTVWAVAVFCWINDRVFCEAWSAINFPYLHGFWHIFIFIAAYTVLVLFAYFYVESELPQRQPLLKYWPKNEFEFGIPFISIRNPDSKDWLVYCSLYMQDYDYKHGKN
- the LOC108055453 gene encoding uncharacterized protein, translating into MNRRCKELLALCVLTSLVLWNKVGGDPKYYVNSPVCQMPAVNPFTWDTMSDFERKEMRQCHNDSDMVTSEFDFETHQYRLHIHEHLARPILKTKGHATMKCEYREILRDTTAKKPDDNYKQLGIRPIRNHQFVSKNINFMTTNCYVKDAHNHRQVLQRDAISFIQDRLTKKKVKDFEKKQSSDPKQPSVFIMGLDSTSRINLRRAMPRVLKFVSQPGWFEMQGYNKVGDNTFPNLLAILTGDSEEGVKDFCDVKKPGCLDTLNFIWKRFKKANYTTAFAEDCESISTFNYLKPGFVRQPTDFYLRPLLFAIEKQFKVTKDYGYPYCVGRHLSFSYVWDFGQQFIDRFLGRTPLFGFIWSNSFTHDYYEGATALEDLFLKYLKSFEESDLFRQSIVILMSDHGYRYNTLRTASTGYFEERMPMMFIHLPPWFRRKYPHLAENLKTNRNRLSSNFDVYMTLLHLLQLDAKSMADFPDNLRARQCKSCQSLFFELPFNRTCHMAGIAEKWCCCQPTKTVTNLPFAKIITQTIVKRMNEHLISHNLSQICHDFTYKSVEKADRKTILSTGVKPSDKDEHIYTIVFKTLPKNPLFEATVLWNNRTQKLLPMKVEDLSRLSSYKNDANCINEKIAKKYCICKDSLNITSED